DNA from Scheffersomyces stipitis CBS 6054 chromosome 1, whole genome shotgun sequence:
CACAGTATAAATCTTTGACATGAAGCCACGCACCAAAAATGAATACGGCAGCCAATATTATATGAACCAAAAGGAATACTTCGTACCATTTCCTTCTAAGCACTAACAAACCCTGTATCATAATGAGAATGCCAGACCATGTCGCTAAGGCACCCCATCTGATGTATGGCTCGTTTATTCTGTCCGGGTTACGTTCTTTAATCAATTTGGTGTAGAAAAGAACGTGGATCATCACCATGACGAAGACTATCCGGGAGAGCCATCTGTGAAGAGTAATAAACGTCGAGTAGTCCCATCTAGTGTACCATtgcaagaagttgtttctaCCACCAAACAAAATTAGAAGAGGCATCAACAGACTTGTCAAAATGCTGGCACGTACAGCCACATATCTAAGGATGGcatacttcttctcgtGAAAAAGAGGATCACCCTCCACGTAGTTGATATTATACACAAGAAGGTAAGTGCACATGCTGCCGAAAGTGATGAGAATTATAGTTTCGGCTCGTGTTGGCACAAGCATGTCAAGCACGAcaagaaacttcttttcGTTTGTCTTGTACTTTCCTCTTGTTGCTGGAAGCGAAATGGTTCTTCTGAaccaatttgaaaaaggtCCAGTGAGAAAGTTTCTGTATAGATCTGGAAAGATTACTTTTGACCAGTTTCCGATGGCTGCAATGGTGAATACCACTATCCAGTAGAGTACCACATATGCGCCGTAATCAACCGAAACATCGTAGTTTCCGAGGAAGTTCTGATAAGCTGATCTGAACAAAACGATCTCAGAGTCTATTAATCTCACGGGGAAATCTACTAGCTTGGAAGGTGAGTAGTCCACAATTTCACTTATGTTTTTGGCTGACCTCAAGTAATTGTCATGGGCCTCCTCAAACTCGCTTTCTGTGAGACTTATGTTGAACATCAGCTGGCACATTCCCAAGAAAGAGTTTATTTCTTGTGGATGTCCATACTTGTAGCAATGGGAAATAGTCGCTAAAGCATTGGAGTTCTTGCAGTAGCATTCCTGACTAACGATGCCCTCAGGGCAGAATGTCGTTGTTAGAGAGATCTGGTAGTTGCAACCTAAAAAGGCGATACTGGCCTGGCCGTACTTATGCATTGGGGCTCCGTTTACAGCGGCTTCAGGGGTAAGAGCTATCATTGCCGATATCACGAAACAGATACATAGCACTACTTTGGTAGCTCTGACAGAAGAGTTCTGAAATTTGGCCGGTATCACAAGCAAAGGCGTAGCAACTGCTAGTATTACTAGCGATGTATATACGGCCCAGATATACATCTCATACTACGGATTTCTCTGCGGTGGTGTTGTGGAAAGAGGTTATCAGTTTGATCAGTTGCGATCAAAACTTAACTATGGACGCTCGCAAATCTATATGTTTTGGGAAGGAAAAAACAAATTTTTTGTGGTGGAAGAGATTTTCCGGAGATGTGGTTCGCTCGCAATGGTATACGGATCGGATTCTGCCAGCAAACCCTTGTATGTCTCTGTGAACTGTGATAGGATCTACACAAAGCGGAGGGCAGCGTGTATGAAAAGAACTTGTAGATAAAAGATTTTAATCAAGACAGGAGTCCGTAGACTGTCGCTTTTATCTATTTGATCTCTGTTAGCCAAAGTCAGGTGACAGAAGATTTGGCATGAGGCTCCGGCATCACCCTGTTACTAATACTGTAGAACAGTGCTGATCCGACATCGGACTCGGTGACAAATACAGCACACAGTGCCATAGAAATTCTCACATGGAGGAAGGATTTAGGTTCTCTTCAGCACTGTGGATAAAGGCGTAGAATTAGTAGTAAAGTGGTGGCCCTGGATGGCTCCGTCTCGGGCTTCAATATTGGGCCACTATACTAAACCAAATCTAAACCAAATACCATATACCATATACTGAACAATCTATATACTGTATACCATATACTGTATACCATTTCCCGTATTCCCGTATTCCGTAAATACACTATAATACATTTGTTCGAAGAAAATCTCTAATTCGCTCTACCTGCTACTGAAACTATTAAACTATTCGTTGCAGAATATTTTCCCAAGCTGGGCTCGTTTTTCTATTATTAAGCCGAAGCGAAAACCAACTCTAGATTCATGCAAATATGTCAGATTAGCGCGATTTTTCGCTGCACCACTGGCTGGTCTGGTTATCGTAGAGACTTCAGAAGCAATATATAAATGTGACCATTTTCCATATCGGTAGGCTGACCCGCTTCTCTCACTGTACTCTACAAATATACAATAATGTCTATGCAATCGTCTTtattgaaggaagaatACGTTCCTCTTCATGAAATCCGCAGACCAATCCCTCCGGTATTGGATTTCCAGAAAATCGATGCCATGGTATCAACCCTCAATGGGGTGCCAATGGCTTCTGCAACCTGCGGAGTTGCCGATATAACTCCCGGTGAATTGCCTCCTATAGATGTGTTTAAGGTCCGCGAAGCTGGAAAAAATTACTACTTTGCCTTTGGTGGATGTCACAGATTCCAAGCTTACGATAGAATAAACCAACAGGGCGATAAAGTAGTCATGGTCAAGTGCAAAATCTTGCCTGCTACCAGAAAAACTTTGCGCGTATACTTGGGTTCTTCAGTAGACCAGATGTTTGAGGATCAGAGCTACGACAAGACAGAAGTAACATCGCTCAAAAAATTATCAATTAATGAATAGATATGTATATAATCAGACAATGGCGTGAAGGAAGAATCCTTATCATGTCcatatttgcaattgctcAAAGAACTCAACCCGCTTCTTTTCGCTGTTGTCCAAAACTGGAAGAATCCTTATCATGTCcatatttgcaattgctcAAAGAACTCAACCCGCTTCTTTTCACTGTTGTCCAAGTTTTGGACAACAGCGTAACGAATATCGTCGACCATTAATGGGTGGCCACAGGCGACAAAGGCTGTTGAACCACTGGAttccttgatttcatcttggacaagttcTTCCATATTAGGTCTTCCAGTCTTGAAGGTGATGTGGCCCAAGCTTCCTTGGATGGTAGATACAATTTCGTCGTTCGAGacatcttgttcaagagaaATGACACTTTCAGAATTGCTTCCAGATAccttttcattttcagagTCTATGGTATCCTTCTTGTCGTCAACCAAGTCAAGCTTCTCTTGAGGTGAGTGTGAGAATAATCTCTTTAGCTCTGCCGGTCTCTGGGATTCAGGCTTGGTGACAATTACGGTAGTTTGAATCTTagttttcttcaattcaagTAATTCGTCATGAAACCAAAGTAGAGTCTTGTAGTCTCTGATGATCCAGAACAACTTGACTCTGTGCCTTGAGTCCTTGGATCTTATAGCAGAATCGACAGCTTCCGAGAAGATACCAGGAATTCCATTACCCCCTGCAACATAAACAGCCGAATCGTACTTGTACGCAGCAGTTGATTCACCATATGGACCCTCAACACCTACTCTAACTTGAGTGGTCTTTCCAGGGTGGGCAGCCAAGTATTGATAAAGACTGTGAGTTATACCTCCCTTAACCTTGGCATAAAGTACAATAGAGTCTTTGTTCTCAACAGAGTCCGTGAAGGTAAATGGATGAGATTGCCAGAAACAACTTGGCCTGAGAAAGTGTATGAAAGCATGTCCACCTGGAATAGATTGCCAATATGAAGGTTTTGGAATAACCACCTTCAAGGTTTCACCGGCCAATAGAGTGACCTGTGCTTTTGGAAATCCGAAGACCAAGAGTCTTCCTATTCTTGCAACTCTATCAAATACCCAAACGGCAACAGATGCATAGTAGAAGTTGATATAGCCTAACTCTTCTACATGAATCCAGCCACCTACTATCCAGAGAACAGCCAAAATAATATGgaccaacaagaacattTCAtaccaatttcttcttaAGTAAAGCACAGCTTGTACAAAGGATATTCCTCCTGCAACAGTTCCAACAACACCCCAGTAGAGATATGGCAATTTGATTTCAGAAGGATACCTTAAATCAAGAGCAAGTGTGTATGTAATTGAATGAATAACAatcaaaatgaaatcaattcTTGCAACCCATTTGTGGTAGGTAAGGAAGGTTGCATAATTCCATCTGGTGACCCATTGCAAAAAGTTATTCCGACCAGCAAATAACATAAAGAGAGGAATCAAAATAGTCCCAGTAATGCCGGTTCTGTCACCAAGATATTTCAGAATTGCTCTTGTCTTTGTAGGAAATAAAGGATCGTTCTCCATGTAGTAGATATCAATAGCGTTGCAGACAATGGTAACTACTACAAACCCACTAATTACCAACGTTTCCAATCTTGATGGaatcaaaatttgaaaataacGAAGAAATGTCTTCTCCTGTGCCTTACTCTTTCTGAAAGTAGCTGGCATGGTAATGTACTTTCTAATGAAGGCGGAAAATGGCCCTGTCATCTTTCTGAAAATCCCAGGAAATAAAAGCTTGGACCAGTTACAAACTGCTCCCAAGATGAAAACCAATGCCCAGTATGCAACCATACCACCTCCATAGTACAAGGAGTAGTCGAAGTTGTGAAGGTAGTGAGTGTATGACTTCAAAGTAATTTTAGCCAATTGCTCATTCAATATAACGGGTACGTTCACTGGTACCGTTCTATTGTAGCCATCTATTTGAGACGGAGACTTTGCATTCCTAGTGAAGTTTTTATatgcttcttcaaacatTTCTGGAGTTCTTGTAATATTGTATGGTAAGCATAATTTTCCAATTAACTCAATATTGGAAGTGCTGTTTTTACCAAGTTGGTGCAAACATCCAACCATCGAAGCAAATCCGTTTGGGTTAGTGCACAAACAAGCATCTCCTACTAACGGAGGCTTACAAAATGAAGCAGTCTGCATAAGCAGATATCTACAAGTGTAAATATCTATCAAATGACCATATTTTGTATAACTAGAGGCACCATGAGCAGAGATAACAGTCAAATAGACAAGAATGTTGAATACAGCAATTAAATTCATCTTGATATTTAGCTGTAGTAGGTTCAAGATGTCAAGCTGGGAAAATTATGATGTAAAATGTTTCCATTTAAATAGTATTCTATCTAGAAACCACCGAACTACTCACGACTAACCCATTACATTGAATGCAATAACTGACAACCAAAGTCAATGATTGGCCGAACTTTAATTACATGCAAAAAAAGGTGGTTTATTGCAATTACCATCTGTTCGCTATTATGCAAATTTGCCAAGATACGGACCAAGGACCAGCCAAGACTTTCACTATTTGGTAATAAAGAGCCTTACGAGAGTAACAAAAAGGTTTATGATTGAATCCACTTccaattgaaaaaaattgacGAGTGGTACATTCTACCAACTAAATCACTTGTAATTTGTATCTTTATCTTGTCAATCTTAcaatccaagaagaacattcAGTAACAAATATTCTTAATTGTAAAGATCCTTTAGGTGGCTTAAAGTAAGGGGAaattttttcttgtttaGTAGTGAATATCTCGTATATCCGCTATCCTTATACGTGGGGCTAAATTTGCTTTGTCGTACTATTAAAGCGGAGTACGTATTGACTTCTTTAAAGGTGCATCTTTTTAATGTGGTCGGGTTGTCCGCCATTGTCCGGGAGCCCCATGGCGAACAATAGAATATGGGTCATTTGCTATATTTGTGCCCAACTTCAGGACTGTATTATAAATAGAGTTAAAAAATGTTTCGCCTCATTAATGCCTGCAAAAGttatcaatttcatcaattagaatattttttgaaaaattttgtaTGTCATAATTAAAGCCGTTCGTCTACTAGAGAGATTTTCTAGGGATCGAATTTCAATCGGTTCTTGAAGTGGGCGGCTCTCCTTTTTTTGAAAGTCTCATTGGCTGTATTGGAATATTTTATAGTTTTTGCATTAATGAACTTGCGTTTCCCGGCGCAATCTGCTTGTGTTAGTAAACTTTTTGCATATGATGAGCAACTCTGTGAATTAGTTTCAATTAAGCGAGTACTGCTTGACTTTTCTAACCAGGCATAGAATATGATGCAGATTGGCAGCTACTGGGTTTGAGTTTTTGGTTGTAATAACTTTTAACATTCGTAAATTCGATCGTCTTGATTGGAAGCCGAGTAACTTTTGATCGCTCTCATGCAATTATTATTCTaacaaatttcaaattatggtttgatattgttgtttcttGGCTAGATTTGCTaggaattgcaaatttcaTAATTTCCTGTCTTTATAATTTACCGGTTCGGACGGAAGTACGATCCGGGAACTGTATTCCCAATACAATTATGAAACACATGAGTATGCCTGGTTCTTCCAATCCCTTCCAATTGGCCCCTCGGATACCAACGAAAACCTATTGTTACATGTGGTTACCACAAAGCTCTCCAAATTACATCATACCACCTATCCACATTAAACTTGAATTATCTATTAAATAAACCAATCCATTATGTACTTTGCAACTAAAGTTGTAGTAAAATTCTATTACTTCCTGTAAGACTTGTCAGCCTCACTTTTCATTATTCGTTTTTTTGTTTGCCTCTCCCCCGTCTAAGAATGTCTTCAAAGACTCTTCCTCCTTGTTAGCAATCTCACTTTCCATGTCAGTTAGGTCGCTATCGTTATCGTCCTGGCGCACTATAgatttttgtttcttcatgGGCAATTTCGCAGCAATACTCAATGGTCTCTTTCTACGAGAAGAATCCATAAAAATGCCACTACTCGAATGTGTGACGGGCTTGGATGATCTCAAAATATTACTAGGTTGCAATCTGGTCTTAGATTGTGGAGGACTTTCAGAATTATTCTTTTTACGGCTGTTTGCTGTAGTGTGGTCTCCATTGTGACCGTCactacttgttgaagaagtaggAGGAGGTTTTCTGGGCAAATTGGCTACTGCATGTGTTTTGTTGCCCGTTGAATCTATGTTCAAAttatttcttgaagataaTGATCCGCGCCTATTACTGTTACTCTTGCTGTCTTTGCTTGCAGAGAAAGAGGATGAGTACAAGCTCTCCCCTCTCTTTCCTTGAAGCTCCGGTTTACCGTTCTGAGACTGTGACTTCGGTATGTAAGTTTCTGTCTCCCGATCATGTCTATGGTCGTTGTAAATAGGATGAGATTGAGTCGAGCCATAGTTACCGCCGTTGGTGAAACTTGACGATGACGAGTTTTGCGATCtctccttcaatttcttaAATTTTTCCTTGTCGATTTCGTGGCTCTCTTCGAAGTGAGGAAGATCTTCAGGTCTCAAGGGCAATGGGTCATTCTTAAAGAATTCATGGTTCAATGCATCGAGTGCATTGTATCTCTTATACGGGTCTAAAGCTAGCAACCCACTCAAAAGAGTGACGCCATCAGGAGGCATCAAGCTGTGGAAACGTTGCTCTAAACTTCTCACACAACTTAGCCCGATATTCAAGTCCGTTTTGTTGGGCAATGAAGAGGCATGTGTCCAGTTTATTGGTGAGCCTACCAAGCCAAACACTAGCTGAGCCTGGTGAGCATCTGACTTTCCCACTAATATGGGTTTGTGTGTGAATAGCTCTGCAAATACACATCCAATACCCCATAAATCTACAGCTGTAGTATACTTCCTTTCGCCTAACAATAGCTCAGGAGGACGATACCATCTCGTGACTACTAAACCAGTATATGCTCTCTCACCACCTCCAGGACCTGTACCAAGTTTAGGTACTTTCCCATGGTAAACTCTAGCAAGCCCAAAATCAGCTATTTTCAATACCCCTCTTGAATTTATCAAGATATTTGCAGCTTTGACATCTCTGTGTAAAAACTTCAGCTCATGTATGTACTGAATTCCTTTCAACAACTGTCTCATCAAACACTTGATGTGCAGAAGCTCTAGACTCACATTGGGATTCTCCAAGAGTCCGACCAAATCACTAGACATATAAGGTGAAACCGTATAGAAACAACCTCGCAGTGTCACCAAATCTGCAGGGTTTTTTACCTTGGGTTCTTCATGGATCATTTCTACAATAGTCAATATGTTAATGTGGTTCAACTGTCTTAATATAGTGATTTCTCTCATGGCTGTTATAGGGAACCCCTCTTTGGCCGAATGGTTGATCAACTGTTTTATTGCTACTGTTTGTCCTGTTCTTTTACTCTTTGCCTTTTGAACCACACCGAAAGTACCCTGGCCCAATTTTTCGATTACTGTAAAATCGCTTAATTTAGCCATATCAGCGAATCCTCTCTTGCTAATCGGTTGGAGACGCCTCTTTCTCAACGGAGGAAGctctatcttctttttctttgtgTTTATATTGTTGCTATCTGtcatcttgaatttttaTCTACTTTTCATGAAGTCGTTGTACTTCTTTCGAAGTCTGAAAAAATCGTATTATGGACTCGTTTGGGTTCAATTTTCTCAAATTTCACGAAAATACAAGATAATAACTCGAGTATAGACAAATAGATATGTTTGACGGTACTTAGAGGTCTATATTCTATGGATGTGGACCCgaagaaggaaatggattctttggtttcatAGTTTAATTATTTTAAATTTTGTTGATTATCGCACGTGAGTCTGTAGGCGTGACTGGCTGCAACAAAATAGCAACGACTATTCTCTTCTACATCAGACAATAACGATTAAATGTAAATAAAGGCATATAAATATTAAAGATTGGATACATACAAGCAAAACCGAAACCGAATTCTCCTTGAGATTCAATCAtacaagaattgaaaagtgGATGCAACcttttgtttttgatgGGTCCGCTTTCTTAAGCAGAATGCTGGTTGATGAATTTTGAgtgcttctttctttctttggacaacttggaagCTTGTTTGACATTGAATCCGTCGGCTAAGAAGGCAGTTgtctcttccaattccaatcCGGCAACTTCGGGCAACAATAAATAGACAAACAAGAACGAAACAGCACACAAGCCAGCAAAGAATGAGAAGGTACCAGTTGGGGTAATGTTTTCCAACATAGTCAAGAAAGTAGAGGCAATGACCAATGACCCAGCCCAGTTAGTAGCAGCAGCATACATGGCTCCGACAGATCTGACGTTCACATCAGAGAACAATTCCACACCGATCCAGGCACTGTTTCCAATACCAATGGCGTAGGAAGCGACATACAAGACCATGCCAATAATGACTACAATACCCCAACCGGAAATTCCTGAACTACGGACTTCGACGTTGGAGCCCGAAGTGAAAACTACACCCAAGAAGTGGAAAGCAATAGCACAGATTACCAAGGAGCCAGCCATACAGGGAATCGCCCAAAgcaagattcttcttctacctACCTTATCGACAATACACAAGGCAATAGCGGTGAAAACGAAGTTGGTGGCAGCAACGATGATAGACACAGCAGTTGCATTCTTGAAGCCGATGGTTTCGAAAATGGTAGCAGAGAAGTACATCAATGAGTTGAAACCAGTGAACTGCTGAATACCCTGCAAGCCAGTGGCTAAGATCAAGGCTCTGAAATTAGCAGGGTTGGTATGGATCAATTTGATGGAGTTCCATACACGTCTCAACTGGCTAGAACCAGACACGGTTGAGTTTGAAGCgatcatttcttcaatagtAGCGTTGACAAATTCTTCTGAGGGATGATTATGGGTTCTTCTGACGACTTCTTTAGCTGTTTCTATGTCACCTTTGATAACATAGTATCTAGGAGTATCAGGCAAGAACCAAAACAATACGAACTGAACTACAGGAGGCACCATGCACAAGCCAACAGAAATTCTCCAGCCATGGCTGACCCGTGTGAGGCCCCAGTTGATGAAGTATGCTACAAGTTGACCACCTGTGATGAACATGACGTTAGTGACAATTAATCTACCTCTGTACTTGGCCGGAGCCAATTCACTCAACATTAAGGGAGCGATCAAAGAGGCAATACCAACGCCAAGACCCAACACGAATCTTCCTGCGATCATAGTCCATACCGTTTTCGAAGCCAACTGGATGATAGTACCTATTACAAATACAACATTAGAACCTAACAATACCGTCTTACGACCAATCAAGTTGACCAAGATACCCGATATAACAGCACCAATCAAAGCACCCAACGATGTTGCTGAAGTGATGAACTCTTTTTCACCGTTGGTAAGAATTTTGTCACTCAAATCAGTACCTATTTGCACTAACGCCGAAGAGATATAACCGGTATCGTAACCAAACATGAAACCAGATATAGAAGAGGCAAGCgtcaagatgatgacgagTCTGGAAGGTCTAGACTCAGATTCAGAACCGCCATAAGACTGGAGATCGAGGTCTAAATCACTTGTATTAGTTTTGTTTATAGCAGGAGAACCGTTTGAATAAGATTCATATTGTCTGACTTTGTTTGTATTCAACAACGCGTTGGCAGAGGAGCTGGACGAGACTGAAGAGGTGGAGAGGTTAACCTCtgagttcaacaactgggAACTGGAGTTGTTTTTTAATTTAGGATTTGACATTGCAAACTTGaattaatgaaaaatcagGCGGAAAATCAGACGACttaaagaaacaaaaagatgttgatgatgtgATGATGAAGTATCAAAGATGACAACACAGTCTGATACGATGGTTTGGGAAAAAAGTGATAGATATAGTAGTAATTATACGTTCGGAAAGCGTATAATGTAGCTTGTAATTCGTATGGTATAATTAGTAGTACAATTAGGTTGAAGTGGAGTAAGATGAGGGGACGGAGTAACAATCACAAGACAGTAACGTTGAATACTATAGTGATCTATATGTATCCGTGTAGCGATTAGAAATCTGGTTCCACGATCTTCTTAGAGGttaacaagaagaataccaGTTAGCAATTATcgtagaagaaaagaagaaggaaaaaaaTTGGCGGAAAAACATCACCACATATGGAAGAACgcagaaaaagaatattCGGCGAAATTGAGTGTGATCCCGCGCACGACCGGCGGATTGTTTCGCCGAATACAATTAGGGTAGGAAGAGACGTGGCGAGCACAAAGAGCTATTCAACTCCATATAGTGGTAGTACGACGGCTATGTGGTaattgttgctgctgcttaTTGGCTGTAGTAGGATCGTTTTAGTTAATGACAAACGTGAAACCGAGGCAGCTGCTAGCATATTTTGATAGTACAATTTTTCGATTTTCCTCACTATCTTGATAAGTTAATCCGAGAATATAAGCCCTAATTTATTGAGATCAGAAAAAAAGGACTAATGGATAAAAAGAACTGGAATGTGTAGTACATTTACGCTAAACATAAATCCTACACATTTTCTAACACAAATTGTTTTAACATATAATGCTGTGAATATAAAGCAGATATAAAGATAAATAGAATATGTAAAATGAGTCTCAAACAACACAGACAGCCGATGCTAGACGACACCAACAATTAAAGAACTGCCATGTGAACTTACAAGTTTATGCCTTGTATTCAACTTGGGGATATTAACAGTCAAATCTTCTTGTCCACGTCTGCCTTTCGATGTCTGGCAGCTATTTACAACTTTTGGTAGTTCACAGCAGTTTTTATGAGATGGATCGTTCTATATAGACCATCGGCTTTTGGCTATTTGTAGGTGAATGGTTTTTATTGATAGAGATTACTTCTTTGGAGGGTCAAATCTGatctttctgttcttgattggTTGCCATTTGAATCTCTTAACCCAGATAGAAAGTAAGTACAAGGATGAAACGATGACAATAGCCTTCAAACCCCATCTCTTTCTGTCGTCGTGTTCTGGTTCCGAAGCccagttcaagaaagtGACGACATCCTTGGCCATTTGTGAGGTGGTGGCTGGAGTTCCGTCTTCGTATTCAACCAAACCATCGAATAACACTCTACCCATAGCAATGGATCCACCAGGGAAGTAAGGGTTGTAGTTAGCACCAGGAGGCAAGACTACACCGGCTGGAGGCTCTTCTGGGTAACCGGTCAAAAGCGAAAAGATGTAGTCACATCCTCCGTGTCTGGCCTTGACaatcaacgacaagtcTGGAGGCAAAGCACCTTGGTTGGCGGCTCTGGCAGCTTGTTCGTTGGCGTAAGGTGCAGGGAGGTAGTCGGCCAACTTACCTGGTCTCTTTCTTGGGTTACCTTCGTCATCTGGTTCGTCGTCGtattccaattcttcagcaaatGCCTTAGCTTCGGAAGAAGTGTGAGATACAGCGACCAAGTTTCTCCAGGCGATTCTGTCAAGCGAGTGACAGGCAGCACAGACCTCTCTGTAGACCTGGTAGCCTCTTCTGATGGAGGCGTGGTCAAAGGCATCCAACATACCGTTGTGGGACCAGCCGTAAGCTGGAGCGTGCAAGCCGTGTTCAGCCGCAGTCATGGCTTGAGCTGTCATGGAGTCTTGGTACAACAAATACGAGGCAGTCAAACCGGTGACACCGACAGAGCCGGCAATGATTTTCTGCACGGCAGAGCGGTTAAGGGTTCTCAAGGAAGACGAGAACATTATGACGAGTTACGAAACAACAaacaaatgaagaagatggaaatgTGAATAACCAATTGATGTACTGGCTAGAATCAGTGATCCGAAGGATAGCGATAATGAACTACTGATATGAGAAGATAGCAATACTGTCGTGGTTGCTATTTATACTAGTATCCAATGATGGTGTTCAATGATAGTAGTATGGGAATGAAATTGGTGATATTGAATATGAacaaattttcaattcactAGTCGATATTCAGTCTATATTAATACTTTATTCGACAATGTGGGAACAGTATTAACAAGTTCTAATCTTAGTATTCTCTACTCTGAGACGTTCAGACACGTTACTCTGTCAATTCACTAGCTAGACAGCGACACTGATAAACAAGAGAGAAGCAAAGAGTTGGAAACCTGACAGAAGCAAATTTGGCCGGTTTTTTTCGTCCTGCCCACAATCGTTTTTTTTCACTGTAGTAAGCtcgttgatttcattgGTATTGGCTGAGTGCGAAGCTCAGGCTGATGTAAGCCCAGAGCCTTTACAAAACCTTGAAGGTGATTGGTTGGGAGACGGATCACGTGACGCGCGAAACGAAGACGATGCCCACATTCTACGCTACCATTTATGACACTACTACTATTTCTGTTAGAGCTGCTATATCTACTATAAACTGATACGTACAGCTAGACATTGGAGGAAATTTCTTTACTTTTGCTGTTCATCTTTATCTGCTCTTTTTTTAGATTTTTGTGAGCATTTCTCTAGTGAGTATTTCTTCACTATACGAATCTGTGCCAAATATTTCTGTGCTGCATATCTGCACTAAATAGAGAAGAGTGCAGGAGATTCTTCCGATTTTTCATTACCATCTTTATATATACTTAGTTT
Protein-coding regions in this window:
- the CYT1 gene encoding cytochrome c1, with product MFSSSLRTLNRSAVQKIIAGSVGVTGLTASYLLYQDSMTAQAMTAAEHGLHAPAYGWSHNGMLDAFDHASIRRGYQVYREVCAACHSLDRIAWRNLVAVSHTSSEAKAFAEELEYDDEPDDEGNPRKRPGKLADYLPAPYANEQAARAANQGALPPDLSLIVKARHGGCDYIFSLLTGYPEEPPAGVVLPPGANYNPYFPGGSIAMGRVLFDGLVEYEDGTPATTSQMAKDVVTFLNWASEPEHDDRKRWGLKAIVIVSSLYLLSIWVKRFKWQPIKNRKIRFDPPKK
- the ITR2 gene encoding myo-inositol transporter, which codes for MSNPKLKNNSSSQLLNSEVNLSTSSSRPSRLVIILTLASSISGFMFGYDTGYISSALVQIGTDLSDKILTNGEKEFITSATSLGALIGAVISGILVNLIGRKTVLLGSNVVFVIGTIIQLASKTVWTMIAGRFVLGLGVGIASLIAPLMLSELAPAKYRGRLIVTNVMFITGGQLVAYFINWGLTRVSHGWRISVGLCMVPPVVQFVLFWFLPDTPRYYVIKGDIETAKEVVRRTHNHPSEEFVNATIEEMIASNSTVSGSSQLRRVWNSIKLIHTNPANFRALILATGLQGIQQFTGFNSLMYFSATIFETIGFKNATAVSIIVAATNFVFTAIALCIVDKVGRRRILLWAIPCMAGSLVICAIAFHFLGVVFTSGSNVEVRSSGISGWGIVVIIGMVLYVASYAIGIGNSAWIGVELFSDVNVRSVGAMYAAATNWAGSLVIASTFLTMLENITPTGTFSFFAGLCAVSFLFVYLLLPEVAGLELEETTAFLADGFNVKQASKLSKERKKHSKFINQHSA